The DNA region CTTTTGAAATACACAAAAGAAGAACACGAACTTCGCGGAAGCgcatttgtggttagaaagtatatacgttttcattttacatttttttagaaaatgattgatCTTTCCAGctatactgtaaaattaaattccatGGCTtttaaggacttttcaagcactacttttatGGATTTTCAACAGAGGTCTCACTTAtcaaacatttttcaaattctaaaaaagataaatagataaataaaatacacGCTTCAAAGTAAGAAACAcgcttctccatatagtggactacatcgctgcagaagtacagatccagtgtttacaaagtgaacgtgcaaagaagatcaaagatctgaatcaaatgatttgtcatATTTAATTttgagtcctgatctaaatcaaatgattcacactctgaagtcccaataTTATTTAttggcataccctaactgtcttgaactggagcaCACAGAGTAAGCATGCACATCGCAAAAATCTGAAGTATTTTTTCTAGAAATACtttaaaatcaccctacatcgctgttttaccttttttttgtaaagggcgtttgaccttctttgcacgttcacttgtaaacactgggtcggtaccctatgcttggtacttctgcagcaatgtaggaacagagtgcacacagagctagacaagacaagcatgtgaggttaaaaagtatataactgttttttttttaaataaccgattgtttcgagataagataagacccttcttcctcggctgggattgtttagagccctttaaagctgcattgaaactgcattttggaagttcacggacaccattgaagtccactatatagagataatttctaaaatgttttcctcaataaactacaataacccgctgatccccattaaagtctaccatatggagaaaaatcctggaatgttttcctcaaaaaccttaattacttttagacttttgtaccattttattttaatgtcaaGTATAAACTGTGCATTTTCTTGAGTATGATAGAATTCAGAGTACTGTACCAGACAAACTAAAGCTGGACTCGTGTAGGTCTCTCACTCCCCCGTGGCGCGTGCAGGGTCGTGGGTTCATGTCCCCATCTGAAGGACCCACCTCCTTCTTTCCTGAATTCTGCACTGCAGCTACGTCTCCAGTGTAGGGCGCACGCTCCACCCCCTTGAGTGCTTGACACTGAGAAGAGGGTCACAAACAAACAGTCGAGTAACTGTGATCCACTGTAATAAAAACATGATATAATGTAGTGAGGTTTGTGGTTTGAGTACCTTCTCCCTCTGGACCATTTTCTTGTAGAGGAAGTCTGGGAAGGTTCGAAGAGGGTAGAACTTTCCTGAGCCCTCAGCACAAGTAAAGATGCCATTTTCATAGACCACACGACCACGGCTGATGGTCACTAGGGGGACGCCGTGACAGCGTAGGTTCTCGTATAGATTTACATCACCGCCCTGCCACTGAGTGGTCACAGAGATGGTCCTATAgacatacaaaaatgtaaaaatacgtCATTTTCTTTCAcaataattaaatgttgtttaattCTCAGCTGATTTGAATTCGATTTTTTATTATGGAGACCTTGTTGATTCTGGATCCCAGACGACTATATCAGCATCGGCTCCAGGGATGATCCTGCCCTTCCTGGGGTAAAGGTTGTAGATCTTTGCAGCATTGGAGCTTGTGACAGCAACAAAACGATTCTCATCCATCTTGCCTCCAACCTATtatgaaagaaagatagatagaatgagctcaaaaaagttttttattctTGATGTACCTGACACTTTCTGTCCTCTCCATGATGTTTTGCCTTTGTTGTGGTTTGTGCAGCAACATAACTGTCTATAATATTAATATGTAtgctatattaatattaatacaatattgttatataatttttttatgatatattacttatatacagttgaggtcaaacatttacatacaccttgcagaatctgctaaatgttaattattttaccaatttaaaataagagggatcattttttatttagtactgacctgaataagatattttacattaagaagattacaaatagtccacatgagaaaataatagatggatttataaagtttacatatacttgattattaatactgtgtttaatactgcatttttatgtatttgaaccctttccaacaatgactctatgattttgagattcatcttttcataactgagggactcatgcaattattacagaaggttcaaacgctcactgattctcGAAAAGGAAAAAAGATGTATCAAGAACCAGGGGGTgataactttttgaatttgaagatcagggtaaatgtaacttattttgtcttctgggaaacatgtaattatcttctgtagattctgaagggcagtacgatatttaggcaaaataagaaaaatcaggGGTAAATATGGGATAAATCTTTATACCCCTGggttttaatgcatcgtttttccttatTATTCCTTATTTCCTTATTTACATcactgagcgtttgaaccttctgtaatagtaatagttgtggactaaatgtaaatgtcttttatgtgtaatatcttattcaggttagtactaaataaaaaataacatgcattttgtatgaacccttatattttggtaaaataatcaacattttgcagattctgcaatgtgtatgtaaacttttgagatCAActgtacactactattcaaaggtttggggtcagaaagattttttttaaagaaattaatgttttattctgcaaggatgcattaaactgatcaaaagtgacaacaaAGATATTTGTtatacaataaatatttaaataaatgctattcttttgaaccctctattcgtcaaagaattcagtaaaaaaaaatgcagcatggtttccaaaaaaatattaagcagcacaactgttttaggtttgacactaaagactcaggaataaaacaaaaaaacaaaaaatgaaaccTTGTATAGAATCTTATTAAAAAACGTTTTAAATTCTAACAATGTTAcacaaaatgttactgtttgtgctgtatttttgattacaTATAAGCATTCATATAATTAGTGAGCATAAGGAACTTCTTttacaaaaatttaaaatatcttaatcttgATAGTAATTATTTGCATGCTCATGTTGTTGCATAACTTTTTGGATCCATCCAAAGTCACATAGTGTAAATAATACTCATGAGCTACACTTTCAGCATACTAACTGCAAGTATTAATGATTATCAAATGAATACTAAGACTGATTTTAAGAATCCCTGGTTGTATCTCAGTTTGCATATAATCCATACTTTCCCGTAAGTGTTTAATAAAGTATTCTAAAAAGTATTATGCATATTACAAAAATGGTATATCAGAGGTGCCATTATGGTGTACCATTTTTAAAGTATTCATTCATGCATACATTTTAGCCGTTTTACAACCATTATGGAAGAGGTTAACAATAATTCTTTCAGATGTTAGAAACAGCTGGAGAAGgaggaagaaattgttgaataaagttgttatttttgttttctttgcgcacaaaaagtattctcatagcttcataacattacaggcTAACCACTAATGGCACATTGACTATTttttgatgtccttactacctatcTGGGTCTTGAACTTTTCAGTTACGTTGCTATCTAAGCAGGATCAGAAACctctcggatttgatcaaaaatatcttaatttatgttctaaagatgaacaatggtcttacgggtttgaaactaCATAACGGtgagaattaatgacagaattttaatttttggataaactaaccCTTCAAATTCACACCTGGTTGGTGTTAATTGGTtaacatttattcaaaaacaaGACATGTTTAATTGAAGTCCTGTGTGTATTTCAGCTGCAGTTTTTTACAAGTACTGGCTATATAAACATTGATACTAGTCACTAGTCTGATGCTAGTCAGCAGTGTGGCTTCTGTCATTAACCGAAACTTACCACTCCCCGCTCCCACATAACGCTCATGCGGTCCTGCACTCCAGGAACACCGTGAGGGATTTTAGTGAAGTCGTCTTTGCCCATCGCCTTCTGTTTAGTGGTGAAGGGTCGGTGGTCCGACGTCACAACGTTCAGAGAGTCACTACATCACAGTGAAAAGATTTTTCTGTGATAATACTACATGTATATGATTAAATGAAACTACCATGTGGTGAATCCGCTTACTTTCCCAGAAGGCTGAGCAGGTAATTAGGTGTGTTGGGGTCCAGTCTAAGTGGTGGCACAGTGACGAAAGCAGCTGCGTGGGCCCAGTCCTGGTGATAGTACTGCAGCCCGTTTAACACAGCATGAGCAGTGGTGGTCTCTCCATGCACCACCTTCCCTGTCGACCAATCACACGTTAGTATTCCGAGTCACATGTCATTCATTAGTAAAGATTTAGATgtcatatattaaattaaaatggtgTGATTTGGCCTGGAGTGCCATTGCCTGGCTCTTACCCTGCATTTTGGCGGATGCTAAAACATCCCCTGCTGACATGCTGGACACATTCACAAGATATATGGGGCAATGGGCCTAAGacacaaaaaaacagaaaacattaattttgatcaaatttaaagttcttaaaggggttattgcatgcaaaatttacttttacatatattattgtttaaacataaatgtgttttggtttacacaaccaccctataatgataaaaatccactttTCTTTTTAAATCACCATAAATCATAATCACTTTTCAGATCAAGCCATTCACAGATTCTTGGCAGAATAACGTAGTTCTGCACAGGTCCCTCCCATGTCTGTTGACTGACACTGATGTTTTAGCATAAACCCATCCTGATTGAGCTGTAAACTATTTGCTATTGTTTCGACGCTGGAGCAGTAGACTTGTTTAAGTAGACAAGAACATCTCCTaagcgactgaggtgttctgttgttggatgttataatgaacatagcagtcgtcatttactcctgcaTCTGAGCCGGTAAAGACAGAgaggattacttttgtttttgaaggctCTCCGATCTACCTAAATGTCATATCACTCatgatccagcttcacctacaAAAGATCTGTGTCAGTTCCGTGACAAATGCGGCTAAAGTTAACAGTCTCTGAGAACTGCTCGTCACCCCATGGAAGAGAGGGGCGGAGTGAAcaaagctcattagcatttaaagggacatgctcTTTAACAACTCGCTGTGAACTGTTTTTGCtgaggtaaaaagggtgttgttttccACTACCATTgaaaaattttaaccaaagtatgttatagacttttcattaaaaccctaaagaatcataccaacttgtaaAATGGGCattcaatgacccctttaaacaatcAATTAATCAGTAACTTGCATGTTCCAAAAATGTCATTCATTCATGGTAAATTTGGGTCAACATGTCAATCATGCTGCTATCTTGACATTTTGTTATACTGCATATGCAATATACTGTGTGTACATATGTTTC from Garra rufa chromosome 21, GarRuf1.0, whole genome shotgun sequence includes:
- the dpysl5a gene encoding dihydropyrimidinase-related protein 5a, translated to MSSSSATVRILIKGGKVVNDDFTQEADVYIENGIIQQVGKELMIPGGAKVIDATGKLVLPGGIDTSVHLNESFMNASTADDFYSGTKAALAGGTTMVIGHVLPEKNESLLDAYEMCRSHADAKACCDYALHVGVTWWGPKVRAQMETLVRDKGVNSFQMYMAYKDMYMLRDSELFQALQNCKDIGAVARVHAENGELVAEGAREALDLGISGPEGIEISRPEELEAEAVHRAITIANRAHCPIYLVNVSSMSAGDVLASAKMQGKVVHGETTTAHAVLNGLQYYHQDWAHAAAFVTVPPLRLDPNTPNYLLSLLGNDSLNVVTSDHRPFTTKQKAMGKDDFTKIPHGVPGVQDRMSVMWERGVVGGKMDENRFVAVTSSNAAKIYNLYPRKGRIIPGADADIVVWDPESTRTISVTTQWQGGDVNLYENLRCHGVPLVTISRGRVVYENGIFTCAEGSGKFYPLRTFPDFLYKKMVQREKCQALKGVERAPYTGDVAAVQNSGKKEVGPSDGDMNPRPCTRHGGVRDLHESSFSLSGAQIDDNVPKRASARILAPPGGRSSGIW